The window atcgataaatattatcttgaatcaatccacgacccagtgtatacgtatctcagtattgatcacaactcaaactatatatattttggaatcaacctcaaccctgtatagctaactccaacattcacatatagagtgtctatggttgttccgaaatatatatagatgtgtcgacatgataggtcgaaacattgtatacatgtctatggtatctcaagattacataatatacaatacaagttgattaagttatggttggaatagatttgttaccaattttcacgtagctaaaatgagaaaaattatccaatcttgttttacccataacttcttcattttaaatccgttttgagtgaatcaaattgctatggtttcatattgaactctattttatgattctaaacagaaaaagtataggtttatagtcagaaaaataagttacaagtcgtttttgtaaaggtagtcatttcagtcgaaagaacgacgtctagatgaccattttagaaaacatacttccactttgagtttaaccataatttttggatatagtttcatgtttataataaaaatcattttcccagaataacaacttttaaatcaaagtttatcatagtttttaactaactaacccaaaacagcccgcggtgttactacgacggcgtaaatccggttttacggtgtttttcgtgtttccaggttttaaatcattaagttagcatatcatatagatatagaacatgtgtttcattgattttaaaagtcaagttagaaggattaacttttatttgcgaacaagtttagaattaactaaactatgttctagtgattacaagtttaaaccttcgaataagatagctttatatgtatgaatcgaatgatgttattaacatcattactacctcaagttccttggataaacctactggaaatgagaaaaatatatctagcttcaaaggatccatggatggcttgaaagttcttaaagcagaatcatgacacgaaaactatttcaagtaagatttccactcgaaataagattgttatagttatagaaattgaattaaagtttgaatatgattattaccttgtattagaaagataacctactgtaagtaacaaaggtttcttgataatggatgattacttggaatggatttagaaaacttggaagtatacttgcaatcttggaagtattcttgattttatgaaactagaacttttggaatttatgaagaacacttagaacttgaagatagaacttgagagagatcaattagatgaagaaaattgaagaatgaaagtgtttgtaggtgtttttggtcgttggtgtatggattagatataaaggatatgtaattttgttttcatgtaaataagtcatgaatgattactcatatttttgtaattttatgagatatttcatgctggttgccaaatgatggtttccacatgtgttaggtgactcacatgggctgctaagagctgatcattggagtgtatataccaatagtagatacatctaaaagctgtgtattgtacgagtacgaatacgggagcatacgagtagaattgttgatgaaactgaacgaggatgtaattgtaagcatttttgttaagtagaagtattttgataagtgtcttgaagtctttcaaaagtgtatgaatacatattaaaacactacatgtatatacattttaactgagtcgttaagtcatcgttagtcgttacatgtaaatgttgttttgaaacctttaggttaacgatcttgttgaatgttgttaaaccattgtttattataacaaatgagatgttaaattgttatattatcatgatattatgatatataatatatcttagtatgatatatatacagttaaatgtcgttacaacgataatcgttacatatatgtctcgtttcgaaatcattaagttagtagtcttatttttacatatgtatttcattgttaatacacttaataatatatttacttatcatttaacataattaaccaagtgtatcaatatcttaatatgattcatatgtacctagtaagacgttgttataacgataatcgttatatatatcgttttcgagtttcttaaattaatagtctcatttttatgtatataactcattgttaaaatacgtaatgagatacatacttataataaaatcatgttaactatatatataaccatatatatgtcatcgtatagtttttacaagttttaacgttcgtgaatcaccggtcaacttgggtggtcaattgtctatatgaaacctatttcaattaatcaagtcttaacaagtttgattgcttaacatgttggaaatacttaatcatgtaaataacaattttatttaatatatatataaacatggaaaagttcgggtcactacattgaagacgttgcggaaggagaagttgtatgctaaattctccaaatgtgaattttggctaagggaagttcaattccttggtcatattgtgaacaaggacggtattcaagtagatccgggaaaaattgaaacggtgaagagttggggactacttactacgcctacggaaatccgaagttttctcggattggccggttattagcgtcggtttatccaagaattttctaagattgcttcttcgttgacgaaattgacgagaaagaacgctagatttaattgggaaaacaagcaagaaattgcttttcgattgttaaaagagaagttatgtcaagctccggtgttagtgttgccgaaaggtgtagaagacatgacggtttattgtgatgcatctttaaatgggatcggttgtgttctaatgcaaaggggtaaagtcatcgcttatgcctctcgacaattaaaggagcacgaaatgagatatccgactcatgatcttgagttggcggcggttgtacatgcgttgaaaatttggcgccattacttgtatggtgtcaagtgtacgatttattcggatcacaagagtttgaaacatctttttgatcaaagagatttgaattatcgtcaacgtagatagatggatgtggtgaaagactatgattgtgaaatactttatcatccgggtaaggcgaatgtggtcgcggatgcgttaagtcgaaagagtcaacatccggtgatacgagtaggatcgttacacatgattattactaacgattttcttgtaaagcttggcgagactcaaatcgaagcttttgttaacaataagcataaggaacgaatcgtgggacaaatggagtttattaccttaggtctgcatggtttgttatcttttcaagggagagtatgggtgcctagaatgggagatttccgacgagtgctacttgatgaggcacatatgtcaaagtattccattcatccgggcacgatgaaaatgtatcatgacttgagaaggattattggtggccgggcatgaaacgtgatgttgtgaagtatgttgaataatgtgttacatgtttgcaagttaaggccgagcaccaaaagccgtatggtaagttgcaaccgttagaaatcctgaaatggaaatgggagcatattaccatggatttcattacaaagttacctaggacggcgagaacccaatttgattcgatttgggtgatagttgaccgattgacgaaaagtgctttgtttcttcccattcgggaagcgatatcttcggagaccttggctaagttgtttatcaaggaagtaatcTCTCAACATGGGGTTCCTACATCtatcatttcggatcgagatacccgtttcacatctcggttttgggggaagtttcatgaagatatgggtaaacaattaaaattgagcacggcgtaccatcctcaaacggatggtcaaaccgaatgtacgaatcaaacgttggagaatatgttacgggcgtgtattattgatttcggtggtagttggaatgagcatttgcctttggtggaattctcgtacaataatagttatcatactagtatcgggatgccaccttatgagatgctttatgggcggaggtgccgaactccaatttgttagggtgaagtgggacaaaaggaaattgggagtaccgatttggttttagagacgaatagcaagattgatatgattcgggctcatttaaaaaaggctcaagatagacaaaagtcgtatgccgacaaacgtaggagaatgatcgaattccaagaaggtgacatggtgatgcttaaggtttcgccatggaagggtattattcggtttcgaaaacgtggaaagttagctcctcggtttattggtcttttaaaattttagctcgtgttggtgaagtcgcgtatcgtgtgaagttacctgaagagcttgcggggatccataatacatttcatgtttcccatctccgtaagtgtcttgcggatgattcttcttgggtgccattagacgagatcgagctaaacaataagttagagtatattgaggagccgattgctatacttgacgagaaggtcaaaaggttgagaaataaagaggttaggacttttaaagttcaatggcgtcgtagtaaaggttccgagtttacttgggagcccgaagagtttgtgttagtttatcttccctcttgtcatgcggcttggatcgcgaggacgcgctccgattctagtgggggagagttgtaagaccctaatatttgttgtacagagctgtaaatagagtacatgaagtgtgggtgacgttgtgtatttaaactgaggtcagaagctgaactgggcaagggccgctcagcgcacacctaatggtgcgcgTGACGCACTGTTCACTGTAGacgggttctgcttgttttaatcagatattttgatgggattTTTGGTAATctcacttggggacgagttaaaggctaccagatcagtttggggtgagtcataactccattatcaccaaCCTTATCCTTTACCACTTcaatttgagagagagagagattcttgtgtgagaaagttcaagcaaggaaagaaggagctagttttgggtcttagctcgagttataaagttgttcatctcctctctagctacgttttggttgtagtggtatgttctaactttaatttccttactttgattttgtgtaagggttagggtttgggtaaatgaagaacataaaacccatatttgatgattttgggtgttcttgggtaagattgagtcatgaggactcaagaatgactaacctaggatttTAAAATGATGAATGGGTTTATGAGTCATAAtttgttagttaattactagcacacctagttattaatgtAAATGGGTGTCAGTGGGTTagtggataacccgaaatgggtgtgttggttttaaaatggtcaagtgtgtaataattgacctagttgggaaagatgggtatgaaataccctaattgtgtgttAGTTAGTGTTGATGGACCTTAATcattagcttttaagtgattaatgatggtcttgacccttaaggggcgattttggtgaaaatgggacatttaatgcattaagtcattaaatgcacatgagtgaagtgttggtatttagtccaacaagtttgtttgttgatcgagtacttattgcattaggtacttggctttgaagcttgcgaaaggataaaaccatcaccaaatctttaaggtgagtggaataattatgcgtacatgtatatggcatgtttatttgtgaatgttatggtatgaaccacgtgccggtagtaccataacatgtatgtgacgagtattatgatgtgaaccacgtgccggtagcatcaagtgtgaaccacgtgctggtagcactataaaatatggatgtgaaccacgtgccggtagcatcaagtgtgaaccacgagccgatagcactataaaagagtgagactcaaatgcgtattgtgtgaaccacgtgccggtagcaccatagcgttatggttaaccatattatgttgatggatattgtttagcatgctatatatatatatatatatatatatatatatatatatatatatatatatatatatatatatatatatatatatatatatatatatatatatatatatatatatattgtgttgtctatatgctaatgtgatgtggtgatagtgtacgagttgttagcattatgagtaagacggcatgctatttgaattatattctcgtatgaggtatttggtgggtgcgaatgcaaatagatgggttatatatatgtgtgtgtataattgttgcactcactaagctttacttaccctctcgttgtttatctttttataagcTCTggtggagacaagggtaagggcattcatatggattagagatcccgcgtgtttgttaggggacgcttttgaatgttatagcttttggagtttgaccgagatttgggtagtttaacccccgaacaccatgctcatagtgtcgtttggaatttaaactcttatgatcGAACTTGCATGTTTtgaatgaaactcgtaaaacggccgatgtgggacccgttttgtaaaactcattttattattgaatcgtgtgagttttaactattataacatgttgtgaaaagcgtttcatctaaatatgtagggaagtgggtgatctttatttgaaaatttgcaaaaccggacagaactgattggggcctgtgcgcaccgcgcaccctgaggtggtgcgcgtggcgcactctcctgttataaaaaaaaaattcttttgttttgcgtaatcggttggttattggtttgggttgttacatttttaTAAAAGGCTCTTTGGAGAATGCTAGTGGACTTGGATTTTCTTTTTCTAAGGCCCTTGATTGTTTTTTGACCTATTGTGCTTCGCATTTGCTGCATCAGTTGTGTTTCTCTAGTTCCCATGTTTCTAAAATCTCCGATTgtgtctgtatatatatataaaaagaaattGGGCCCTGAAAACCCTATGCCTCAATCGGTTGATTGGGTTGTTTCCCCTCCGAGCTTTGCCGGACTAAATTCACATTTGTGTACATGAACAGATTAGTGTCTACCCTTTCAAAAGAAAAGTCATGGGTTCGAATCTCCAAAACTGAAAAATTTAATTCTTCTCATGACTACAGAAGTTCATCCGCGATGATTTCGTGCTGCCCACAAAGTAAATAGTCGTTCTAAAATTAGAGTCCGATACTAactataccaaaaaaaaaaaaaaaaaaaacaacatggTTTTAGCCATGAGATGAAATAGTTGAAACTAGAAAAGTCTGCATCCACCCCTGGTTCAGCCACATCATACCAAAATCTTTCAAAACACTTTCTCATCCCCACAAACCTTTAAAACCAGATAAGAAGATAAGCCCCCCATTTCAAACCAAAACCAAACATCCATCTTACATCACATACTCATCAACCAACAATCACACCTTCACAATCCACCACCACAAACCGCCATGTCATCACCAGCGTTAATCACTCCCACCACCTCCACACCTAAACCCCTCCTACCCAACATCCGTTGCAAACTCTCCACATCCCCCatcgccaccaccaccaccgccgCCACGCGCCGCCGCAATTTCCTATCACTAACGGCGGTAATCGCCTTATCGTCCCCACTACTCACTACCCCGGATGTTGCATTGGCTGCATCCGATGAAGAATACGCGAAAGAGACACAAGAAGTGATTAAAAAGGTAAGGGACACAATTAACATGGACAAAACTGATCCTAATATTGCAACTGCAGTTGCTGAATTGAGAGAAACATCGAATTCTTGGGTGGCTAAGTACCGGAGAGAAAAAGCGTTATTGGGGCGTTTGTCATTTAGAGACATGTATTCAGCACTGAATGCTGTATCTGGTCATTATGTTAGTTTTGGGCCCACGTCTCCGATTCCAGCTAAACGAAAGACTAGAATACTTGAAGAAATGGATTCTGTTGAAAAGGCCTTGTTGAGGGGACGATAGATATATCAACTTATTGT of the Rutidosis leptorrhynchoides isolate AG116_Rl617_1_P2 chromosome 5, CSIRO_AGI_Rlap_v1, whole genome shotgun sequence genome contains:
- the LOC139847308 gene encoding photosystem II repair protein PSB27-H1, chloroplastic-like — its product is MSSPALITPTTSTPKPLLPNIRCKLSTSPIATTTTAATRRRNFLSLTAVIALSSPLLTTPDVALAASDEEYAKETQEVIKKVRDTINMDKTDPNIATAVAELRETSNSWVAKYRREKALLGRLSFRDMYSALNAVSGHYVSFGPTSPIPAKRKTRILEEMDSVEKALLRGR